The Aureitalea marina genome includes a window with the following:
- the hisIE gene encoding bifunctional phosphoribosyl-AMP cyclohydrolase/phosphoribosyl-ATP diphosphatase HisIE, which yields MKINFDKYADGLVPAIIQDAETQQVLMLGFMNPDAWQKTQQTGTVTFYSRSKERLWTKGEESGNFLELISAEVDCDQDSLLLKVRPHGPVCHQGTDTCWGEVNESHYGFLSQLEDVIAMRLEEGDTENSYVARLFSKGINKVAQKVGEEAVELVIEAKDDDQEAFLNEGADLMFHYLLLLQTKGYRLEDIVQTLRSRH from the coding sequence ATGAAGATCAACTTTGATAAATACGCCGATGGCCTGGTACCGGCCATCATTCAGGATGCTGAGACCCAACAGGTCTTAATGCTTGGTTTTATGAATCCTGATGCCTGGCAGAAGACACAACAAACTGGAACAGTTACCTTTTATAGCCGTTCCAAGGAGCGTTTATGGACCAAGGGCGAAGAGTCCGGGAACTTTTTGGAGTTGATCTCGGCGGAGGTGGACTGCGATCAGGACAGTTTGTTGCTCAAAGTTAGGCCACATGGGCCTGTCTGCCATCAGGGAACAGATACCTGTTGGGGCGAAGTCAATGAGAGCCACTATGGATTTTTGTCCCAACTAGAAGACGTTATTGCCATGAGATTAGAGGAAGGTGATACGGAGAATAGCTATGTCGCTCGTTTGTTCTCTAAGGGGATCAATAAAGTTGCCCAGAAGGTTGGTGAAGAGGCTGTGGAATTGGTGATCGAGGCAAAAGACGACGACCAGGAGGCATTTTTAAATGAAGGTGCCGATCTGATGTTCCATTATTTGCTTCTGCTACAGACTAAGGGTTATCGGTTGGAAGACATTGTTCAAACCCTGAGATCCAGGCATTAA
- a CDS encoding tRNA pseudouridine(38-40) synthase TruA: protein MRSERHCYLLEIQYLGFRYHGWQKQPGLKTVELMLSRTVSFVLGHSNFKILASGRTDAMVSSAHGLVELFLDDLPLTADFLENMNHNLPTDIRLLDLHPVDASFNVIDAPYSKTYIYLFAHGQKIHPFAAPLMTGLTDRLNIELMQQAALLFQGKHDLVNYVYKPNPETRTVVEIESCSILPNEYYQASFFPEESFALQVIGKGFKRQQIRLMMGALFDLGMGKYDLEFIKTSIGRSNRVHLDRIAPASGLILQSIRYQAP from the coding sequence ATGCGATCAGAACGCCATTGTTACTTGTTGGAGATACAATACCTGGGTTTTCGCTATCACGGATGGCAAAAACAGCCCGGACTCAAGACCGTCGAGCTTATGCTTAGTCGGACTGTTTCCTTTGTTTTGGGACATTCCAATTTTAAGATCCTGGCTTCAGGAAGAACAGATGCCATGGTCTCCTCCGCGCACGGACTGGTAGAGCTTTTCCTGGATGATCTTCCCCTTACTGCAGACTTCCTGGAGAATATGAATCATAACCTTCCGACAGACATTCGTCTTTTAGACCTGCATCCGGTAGATGCTTCTTTCAACGTCATTGACGCACCTTATTCCAAAACCTATATCTATCTCTTTGCTCATGGTCAAAAAATCCATCCTTTTGCGGCACCACTAATGACAGGGTTAACGGATCGACTGAATATAGAATTGATGCAACAGGCAGCCTTACTTTTTCAGGGAAAACACGACTTGGTCAATTATGTATATAAGCCCAATCCGGAGACCAGAACGGTAGTGGAGATCGAAAGCTGCAGCATACTTCCCAATGAGTACTACCAGGCCAGTTTCTTTCCGGAAGAGTCCTTTGCCCTGCAGGTGATCGGTAAAGGATTTAAGCGACAGCAGATCCGTCTGATGATGGGTGCGCTGTTCGATCTGGGTATGGGCAAGTATGACCTGGAATTCATCAAAACCAGCATTGGTAGATCCAATCGGGTTCATTTGGACCGAATTGCCCCTGCATCCGGACTAATACTGCAATCCATCCGTTATCAAGCCCCTTAA
- the hisF gene encoding imidazole glycerol phosphate synthase subunit HisF — protein sequence MLAKRIIPCLDIKDGRTVKGVNFVGLRDAGDPVQLAERYAREGADELVFLDISATEEKRKTLAELVYRVASRVDIPFTVGGGISSIEDVGLLLRNGADKVSINSSAVRRPELINEIAGKYGTQCVVIAIDARMTDQGWKVHLVGGKVPTEIDLFEWAKEAEERGAGEILFTSMDHDGTKNGFADQALKQLSETVNIPIIASGGAGNMEHFVSTFKDGCADAALAASIFHFQEIEIADLKIYLDQEGIPVRLIPHYEDQL from the coding sequence ATGCTGGCTAAGCGGATCATACCCTGTCTGGACATCAAGGATGGCCGGACAGTGAAAGGAGTAAATTTTGTCGGACTGAGGGATGCTGGAGACCCCGTTCAGCTGGCTGAGCGATATGCCCGAGAAGGGGCGGACGAGCTGGTATTCCTGGATATATCTGCTACAGAGGAAAAACGCAAAACCTTGGCCGAACTGGTTTACCGAGTGGCTTCCAGGGTGGACATTCCATTTACCGTAGGTGGTGGGATCTCTTCGATAGAGGATGTGGGCCTCTTGCTCAGGAATGGTGCCGATAAGGTTTCCATAAACTCATCTGCTGTTAGAAGACCCGAGCTGATCAACGAGATAGCGGGGAAATATGGGACCCAATGTGTGGTTATAGCCATTGATGCCCGTATGACCGATCAGGGCTGGAAAGTTCACTTGGTAGGAGGGAAGGTGCCAACGGAAATCGACTTATTTGAGTGGGCTAAAGAAGCAGAAGAACGGGGAGCAGGAGAGATCTTGTTTACCTCCATGGATCACGATGGCACCAAGAATGGCTTTGCGGATCAAGCCTTGAAACAGCTATCAGAAACAGTTAACATACCGATCATTGCCTCTGGCGGTGCCGGGAATATGGAGCATTTTGTTTCCACCTTTAAAGATGGATGTGCGGATGCAGCCCTAGCCGCCTCTATTTTTCATTTCCAGGAGATCGAAATAGCCGACTTAAAAATATATTTGGACCAGGAAGGAATACCGGTCCGTTTGATACCACATTATGAAGATCAACTTTGA
- the hisA gene encoding 1-(5-phosphoribosyl)-5-[(5-phosphoribosylamino)methylideneamino]imidazole-4-carboxamide isomerase, producing the protein MRIIPAIDIIDGKCVRLTQGDYEQKKVYNEDPLEVALEFQDHGIRYLHLVDLDGAKSKRIVNHQILEKLSTRTDLSIDFGGGIKTDEDIRIAFDCGAQQVTGGSIAVKDPDLFMGWLDSYGPDKIILGADSRDGFISTDGWLKSSDRHLLEFVQEYFDRGVRRVISTDIGRDGMLQGPATELYEHMLKSIPELKLIASGGISDISELPALAQIGCEGVIIGKAIYEGRISLSQLVNFKAKTDS; encoded by the coding sequence ATGCGAATAATCCCAGCCATAGATATTATAGACGGTAAATGCGTCCGCCTGACCCAGGGAGACTATGAGCAGAAGAAAGTGTATAACGAGGACCCACTGGAGGTCGCCCTGGAGTTCCAGGATCATGGAATTCGATATTTGCATTTGGTCGATCTGGACGGGGCAAAAAGTAAGCGGATCGTCAATCATCAGATATTAGAAAAATTGTCCACCAGGACAGACTTATCCATTGATTTTGGTGGTGGTATAAAGACGGACGAGGATATCCGTATCGCCTTCGATTGCGGGGCTCAACAGGTAACCGGAGGCAGTATAGCAGTAAAGGATCCCGATCTTTTTATGGGATGGCTGGATTCCTACGGTCCCGATAAGATCATACTCGGTGCCGATTCCCGGGACGGTTTTATTTCCACAGACGGATGGTTGAAATCTTCGGATCGCCATTTGCTGGAGTTTGTTCAAGAATATTTTGATAGAGGAGTCAGAAGGGTGATCAGTACTGATATTGGGCGGGATGGGATGCTTCAAGGGCCTGCCACAGAACTCTACGAACACATGCTGAAGTCCATTCCTGAATTAAAGTTGATCGCCTCTGGAGGGATATCGGATATATCGGAACTCCCTGCGCTGGCTCAAATAGGCTGTGAAGGAGTGATCATTGGAAAGGCCATATACGAAGGCAGGATCAGCCTGTCACAATTGGTTAACTTTAAGGCAAAGACAGACTCATGA
- a CDS encoding glyoxalase produces MEARDQVLLQLRPTIESARIMSGMSQEEIFQNQTLRPVAKLQNNLLLEIFRNYVRKHKNVFYDLSIEKRLDYIENAIHKDMKFRNSLKGTIIGQFTLEEYRVYTENSSALNKRMMNIVKERLKSHVQLLVPAYVH; encoded by the coding sequence ATGGAAGCCCGCGACCAAGTTCTACTCCAACTTAGACCTACTATAGAAAGTGCCCGCATAATGTCTGGCATGAGCCAGGAGGAGATCTTTCAGAACCAAACCCTGCGGCCTGTGGCCAAGTTACAGAACAACCTTTTATTGGAGATCTTCAGGAACTACGTTAGGAAGCATAAGAACGTCTTCTACGACCTCTCCATAGAGAAGAGACTGGACTATATTGAGAATGCCATCCACAAGGATATGAAGTTCAGGAACTCCTTGAAAGGAACGATTATTGGACAATTTACTCTGGAGGAATATCGGGTTTATACGGAAAACTCCTCTGCACTGAACAAGCGAATGATGAATATCGTTAAGGAACGACTAAAGAGCCATGTGCAATTATTGGTTCCGGCCTATGTTCACTAG
- a CDS encoding DUF2461 domain-containing protein: MIDQSILDFLTELKANNNRDWMQEHKKTYQQNEKQLKAFYAAVESGLNTMDQIEKVKVFRINRDVRFSKDKTPYNVHRSVSFSRAGAHRRGGYYLRLEPGNSMMAGGFFGPEPADLLRIRQEFQMDGDSIRSILKEPEFDKAFGGFEQSYAVKTAPKGFSKEDPNIDLIRLKSFFVVHPYTDKEVTSANFKDKLVHDFELLRPFFDYMSQVLTTDLNGVSLLD, translated from the coding sequence ATGATCGATCAATCCATACTCGATTTCCTAACTGAACTCAAGGCCAATAATAACCGGGATTGGATGCAGGAGCACAAGAAGACCTATCAGCAGAATGAGAAACAATTAAAAGCTTTTTACGCCGCTGTCGAGTCCGGTCTGAACACAATGGATCAGATTGAGAAAGTCAAGGTTTTTAGGATAAATAGGGACGTTCGCTTTAGCAAGGACAAGACCCCCTACAATGTGCATAGAAGCGTTAGTTTTTCCCGGGCCGGAGCCCATAGAAGAGGAGGTTATTATTTACGTTTAGAGCCGGGTAACTCTATGATGGCCGGCGGTTTTTTCGGTCCTGAACCTGCGGACCTGCTGCGTATCAGGCAGGAATTCCAGATGGATGGAGATAGCATTCGTTCTATTTTGAAGGAGCCTGAGTTCGATAAGGCCTTCGGGGGATTTGAGCAGTCCTATGCCGTCAAGACTGCACCAAAAGGCTTCAGTAAGGAAGATCCCAATATCGACCTGATCCGATTAAAGAGTTTTTTTGTGGTTCATCCTTATACGGACAAGGAGGTCACCTCGGCAAACTTTAAAGACAAGCTGGTGCATGACTTCGAATTGCTCCGGCCATTTTTCGATTATATGAGCCAGGTATTGACTACTGATCTAAATGGGGTTTCCTTACTAGACTAG
- the hisH gene encoding imidazole glycerol phosphate synthase subunit HisH — MKIAIIDYGAGNIQSIEFALERLGYRAVFTKDEAEIRQADKVIFPGVGEASSAMDKLQSTGLDKVIPRLTQPVLGICLGMQLMCGENEEGPTQGLSIFDAPVLRFPNSVKVPQIGWNQITDLDSPLFDGIDPDSYVYLVHSFYIPESAYAISSSQYGLSYTTALRKDNFYGVQFHPEKSSKTGAQILLNFLTKCE, encoded by the coding sequence ATGAAAATAGCAATTATAGATTATGGCGCGGGTAATATTCAGAGCATTGAATTTGCCTTGGAGAGGCTGGGCTATAGAGCCGTTTTTACCAAAGATGAAGCCGAGATACGTCAGGCCGACAAAGTGATCTTTCCCGGCGTTGGCGAAGCCAGCTCGGCCATGGATAAATTGCAATCGACTGGCCTGGATAAGGTTATACCCCGGTTGACCCAACCGGTTTTAGGTATCTGCTTGGGGATGCAATTGATGTGCGGTGAGAATGAAGAAGGTCCTACCCAGGGACTCTCAATTTTCGATGCGCCTGTCCTTCGATTTCCAAATAGCGTAAAGGTTCCCCAGATCGGTTGGAATCAGATCACAGATCTGGACTCACCCTTATTCGATGGAATTGATCCGGATAGTTATGTATACCTGGTTCATAGCTTTTATATTCCTGAATCTGCTTATGCCATTTCTAGTAGTCAGTATGGTTTGTCATACACTACTGCCTTGCGAAAGGACAATTTCTACGGGGTACAGTTTCACCCGGAAAAAAGTAGTAAAACAGGGGCACAGATCCTTTTAAATTTCCTAACCAAATGCGAATAA
- a CDS encoding acyl-CoA thioesterase, whose amino-acid sequence MRFHTRKWVKPEDLNPNGTLFGGRLLEWIDEEAALYTIIQLENTKIVTKFISEINFKSSARKGDIVEIGLEVKHFGKSSLTLACEVRNKMTRETIITIDKIIMVNLDPNGSPSPHGKTEVEFVRDRLNED is encoded by the coding sequence ATGCGATTTCATACCCGAAAATGGGTCAAACCAGAAGACCTCAACCCCAACGGCACCCTGTTTGGAGGCCGATTATTGGAGTGGATAGACGAAGAAGCTGCACTCTACACTATCATTCAGTTGGAGAACACCAAGATCGTAACCAAGTTCATCTCTGAGATCAACTTCAAAAGTTCTGCGCGAAAAGGGGACATCGTCGAAATAGGCTTGGAGGTGAAGCATTTTGGAAAGAGCAGCCTGACTTTGGCATGTGAGGTCAGAAACAAGATGACCCGGGAAACCATCATCACTATAGACAAGATCATCATGGTCAACTTAGATCCCAATGGTTCACCCAGTCCTCATGGAAAGACCGAAGTGGAATTTGTCCGCGATCGCCTGAACGAGGACTAG
- a CDS encoding DinB family protein: MSWIEEFRLNACYRMDESSRMIRRALDELSEDELWKKPNSQLNSIANLILHLQGNITQYVIASLGNKSDKRQRDLEFDTRGGLDKHELFQGLLEVVNEAKEVINTATEEEYIRVRSVQGFNFSGVGVVMHAVEHYSYHTGQIAFWVKLLKDEDLGFYDGMNLNTKNEDYAG, encoded by the coding sequence ATGAGTTGGATAGAAGAATTTCGATTGAACGCTTGTTACCGCATGGATGAGAGCAGCCGGATGATCCGGCGCGCCCTCGATGAACTAAGCGAAGATGAGCTCTGGAAGAAGCCAAATTCGCAGCTAAATAGCATCGCCAATCTAATTCTCCATTTACAGGGGAATATCACCCAATATGTGATTGCTTCTTTGGGCAACAAGTCCGATAAGCGTCAACGCGATCTTGAGTTTGATACACGAGGTGGTTTGGATAAACATGAGTTATTCCAAGGACTGTTGGAGGTGGTCAATGAGGCTAAGGAAGTAATCAATACAGCCACGGAAGAAGAGTATATACGAGTAAGATCTGTTCAGGGTTTCAATTTTTCTGGGGTAGGTGTTGTGATGCATGCTGTAGAACATTATTCCTATCATACCGGGCAGATCGCCTTTTGGGTGAAACTCTTAAAGGATGAGGATCTCGGATTCTACGATGGGATGAATCTAAACACCAAGAACGAGGATTATGCTGGCTAA
- a CDS encoding WD40/YVTN/BNR-like repeat-containing protein: protein MKRVLLTFLALALIPVGTMSGQEIALKGKELFGDMRARHIGPALMSGRINDLENHPSNARIIYAGTAGGGVWKSSDGGATFVPIFDDYVQSIGVVKLDPNDPDQSIWVGTGETWTRNSVSVGDGLYHSTDGGNNWKEIAGFEKSERIASIAINPDNSKEIYVGVLGALWSDSEDRGVYKSTDGGETWNKILYIGPKTGAADVIMDPNNPSILYASMWEFRRSGWGFASGGATSALYKSTDGGANWNKIHNGFPEGDLGRIAVAVAPSDSNILYAVLETEEKSLNGLWKSTDAGSNWEHLNNDFGLTVRPFYFSRITIDPRDPDVVVKGGLSGSISRDGGKTFKSLGNMHSDIHDIIFDINNSDIMYSGTDGGVYRSWNGGTTFEIVENLPLSQFYHISVDDAQPYNVYGGLQDNGSWWGPSSSPGGVNARDWNSVGAGDGFRVLKHPTKNIVYSEMQGAENVWRYDVDRNRTKTIQPLPAKGDPEFRFNWNAPMAVSAHVPDRFYMGSQFVHRSDDMGDSWEVISPDLTTNDPAKQNQAESGGLSVDNSGAENHTTIFTIAESPLNKDVLWVGTDDGNVQVTRNGGKSWTNVTANLNGIPANTWVYHIEASVHGEGTAYAVFDGHTTGDMKPYAMKTTDYGQSWSTIISDDIDDRAFVRNIQEDYENEDLLFLGTEFGLYVTINGGSTWSHFTNNMPPVAVHFIDLQKQTNDLVMGTHGRGVIIIDDISPLRELSQETLAKDVHFFSTRPFTMVEESGFSGSFGGETQFVGANKSTAARIVYYLKKRHTFGKMSMEVQDMEGNKVTTLNPSKSKGINVVNWNFSTRIPKMAEGKTLSFGGFTSPRVPAGTYKVVMTKGKNTYETTVELKYDEKSLTTLKERKRQEEITQQLFDMVEDLAFMVYELGETQKIAQDVIDNNPKGAKTAQKLYDALEGLRKDLVITTGDNYVASAEPELRERMADLYSNVASSYDKVSGSQMQNLELITTEFEEAKVRYQAIMDKEGAKFMSFMEKNEMEMPKMKTREDFLGAK from the coding sequence ATGAAACGAGTCTTATTGACCTTTTTGGCCCTTGCTTTGATCCCAGTTGGGACCATGAGCGGCCAGGAAATAGCCCTGAAAGGGAAAGAACTTTTCGGGGATATGCGCGCAAGACACATTGGCCCTGCCCTGATGAGCGGACGGATCAATGACCTGGAAAATCACCCCTCCAATGCCCGGATCATTTATGCCGGAACCGCTGGAGGTGGAGTATGGAAGTCTAGTGATGGTGGAGCCACCTTCGTACCCATATTCGATGATTATGTACAATCCATAGGTGTGGTAAAACTGGACCCCAATGACCCGGATCAAAGCATCTGGGTTGGTACCGGAGAGACCTGGACCCGTAATTCGGTTTCCGTAGGAGACGGTCTGTATCACTCTACCGATGGTGGAAATAACTGGAAGGAGATCGCTGGCTTCGAGAAATCCGAGCGAATTGCTTCCATTGCAATCAATCCCGATAACAGCAAGGAGATCTATGTCGGTGTGCTTGGAGCCTTATGGAGTGACTCAGAAGACCGTGGGGTTTACAAATCCACTGACGGTGGTGAGACCTGGAACAAGATCTTATACATCGGGCCCAAAACTGGTGCCGCTGATGTGATCATGGATCCAAACAACCCGAGCATCCTTTATGCCTCCATGTGGGAGTTCAGACGTTCCGGATGGGGATTTGCCTCGGGAGGAGCCACTTCTGCTCTCTATAAATCGACAGACGGAGGAGCAAACTGGAACAAGATCCACAACGGGTTTCCGGAAGGAGACCTTGGGCGGATAGCCGTTGCCGTTGCACCCAGTGACTCCAATATTCTTTACGCCGTTTTGGAAACAGAGGAAAAATCACTGAATGGTCTTTGGAAATCGACCGATGCCGGTAGCAATTGGGAACACCTGAACAACGACTTCGGTCTGACGGTCCGTCCATTCTATTTCTCCCGTATCACCATCGATCCCAGGGATCCTGATGTTGTCGTTAAAGGAGGTTTAAGTGGATCTATCAGCCGGGATGGCGGGAAGACCTTTAAGTCCCTGGGGAATATGCACAGTGATATTCACGACATCATCTTCGACATCAACAACAGCGACATCATGTACTCCGGTACGGATGGTGGAGTATACCGCTCCTGGAACGGAGGAACAACTTTTGAGATCGTCGAGAACCTTCCGTTATCTCAGTTCTATCATATTTCCGTGGACGACGCCCAACCTTATAATGTATACGGTGGACTGCAGGATAATGGTTCCTGGTGGGGACCATCTTCCTCACCTGGAGGGGTCAATGCCCGCGATTGGAACAGTGTTGGCGCCGGAGACGGATTCCGCGTATTGAAACACCCGACCAAGAACATCGTTTACTCCGAAATGCAAGGTGCTGAAAATGTTTGGCGCTATGACGTAGATCGAAACCGAACCAAGACCATCCAACCATTACCGGCTAAAGGTGATCCTGAATTCCGTTTTAACTGGAATGCCCCCATGGCGGTCAGTGCTCATGTGCCGGACCGATTCTATATGGGAAGTCAATTTGTGCATCGATCTGATGATATGGGAGACAGTTGGGAGGTCATCTCCCCTGACCTGACCACCAACGATCCGGCCAAACAAAACCAAGCCGAATCTGGAGGGCTTTCTGTAGACAACAGTGGTGCAGAAAATCATACGACCATCTTTACCATCGCTGAATCACCCTTGAACAAGGACGTTCTTTGGGTAGGAACTGACGACGGTAATGTTCAGGTTACAAGAAATGGTGGAAAAAGCTGGACCAATGTGACGGCCAACTTAAATGGTATCCCAGCCAACACCTGGGTATACCATATTGAGGCCAGTGTACACGGCGAAGGTACAGCCTATGCGGTATTTGACGGTCACACTACAGGAGATATGAAGCCTTATGCTATGAAGACCACAGATTATGGTCAGAGCTGGAGCACGATTATTTCCGACGATATAGACGATAGAGCCTTTGTAAGAAACATCCAAGAGGATTATGAAAACGAAGACCTCTTGTTCCTCGGAACTGAGTTCGGTCTTTATGTGACCATCAATGGTGGCTCTACCTGGTCTCATTTCACTAATAATATGCCGCCGGTTGCGGTTCACTTCATCGACCTGCAGAAACAGACCAACGATCTTGTCATGGGAACTCACGGTCGCGGTGTGATCATTATTGATGATATCAGTCCCTTACGCGAACTGAGTCAGGAGACACTTGCCAAGGACGTTCACTTCTTCTCTACCCGACCCTTCACTATGGTGGAAGAAAGTGGCTTCTCTGGTTCCTTTGGAGGAGAGACACAGTTTGTCGGGGCGAATAAATCGACGGCTGCGCGTATAGTTTATTACTTGAAGAAACGCCACACCTTTGGCAAAATGTCCATGGAGGTTCAGGATATGGAAGGAAATAAGGTTACTACTTTGAACCCGAGTAAGTCGAAAGGCATCAATGTGGTCAACTGGAATTTCTCGACCCGTATCCCGAAGATGGCCGAAGGAAAAACGCTCTCATTTGGCGGATTTACTTCGCCTCGCGTTCCTGCAGGAACCTATAAGGTGGTGATGACCAAAGGCAAGAATACCTATGAAACAACCGTCGAGTTAAAGTACGATGAAAAGTCGCTGACCACCCTGAAAGAGCGCAAGCGACAAGAGGAAATTACTCAGCAGTTGTTCGATATGGTAGAAGATCTGGCATTCATGGTTTACGAATTGGGTGAAACCCAAAAGATCGCCCAGGATGTGATAGACAACAACCCTAAGGGTGCTAAGACCGCCCAGAAACTGTATGATGCCCTTGAGGGTCTTCGTAAGGACCTGGTGATCACAACTGGAGATAACTACGTTGCCTCTGCTGAGCCTGAACTCAGGGAGAGAATGGCTGACCTCTATTCGAATGTAGCCAGTAGTTATGACAAGGTTTCAGGATCACAAATGCAAAACCTGGAACTGATCACTACAGAATTCGAAGAAGCAAAAGTCCGTTATCAGGCAATCATGGATAAGGAAGGAGCCAAATTCATGAGCTTTATGGAGAAAAATGAAATGGAAATGCCGAAAATGAAGACTCGAGAAGATTTTCTCGGAGCCAAGTAA
- the hisB gene encoding bifunctional histidinol-phosphatase/imidazoleglycerol-phosphate dehydratase HisB, with protein MKKKVLFIDRDGTLIRETADEQIDAFEKITFYPGMFQWLSAIVREGDYELVMVTNQDGLGTSSFPEDTFWPVHNFIMRSLENEGIAFDEVMIDRSFPEEGLDTRKPGTGLLTQYMNGEYDLDASYVIGDRMTDMELAHNLGCRGIFINDQTALGLSELEQDETALRQCIDLETTDWSAIYALVVGGARKASVARNTKETKINIDLDLDGHGSSKIDTGIAFFDHMLDQLSRHGGVDLNIHVEGDLEVDEHHTIEDTAIALGQCFKQALGNKLGIERYGYCLPMDDCLARVAIDFGGRSWLVWEADFKREMIGKMPTEMFLHFFKSFADGAEANINVQAEGTNEHHKIEAIFKAFAKSIKMAIKRDPNHMELPSTKGVL; from the coding sequence ATGAAAAAGAAAGTACTATTTATTGACCGGGACGGAACGTTGATCCGCGAAACAGCGGACGAGCAGATCGATGCTTTCGAGAAGATCACCTTTTATCCGGGCATGTTTCAATGGCTATCTGCCATAGTCCGTGAAGGGGATTACGAATTGGTCATGGTCACCAATCAGGACGGATTAGGGACCAGCTCATTTCCTGAAGATACATTCTGGCCAGTACACAACTTCATCATGAGAAGCCTTGAAAATGAAGGGATCGCATTTGATGAGGTCATGATAGACCGCTCCTTTCCGGAGGAAGGCCTGGATACCCGAAAGCCGGGGACAGGATTGCTTACCCAGTACATGAATGGGGAATACGACCTGGATGCTTCCTATGTGATCGGCGACCGCATGACCGATATGGAATTGGCCCATAACCTTGGGTGCCGGGGAATCTTTATCAACGATCAGACGGCCTTGGGTCTGTCCGAACTGGAACAGGATGAGACCGCACTGCGCCAGTGCATTGACCTGGAGACCACAGATTGGTCCGCAATCTACGCCTTGGTCGTTGGCGGAGCTCGAAAGGCAAGCGTCGCAAGGAATACCAAGGAAACCAAGATCAACATTGACTTAGACTTGGATGGTCATGGTAGCAGTAAGATCGACACTGGTATCGCCTTTTTTGACCATATGTTGGACCAGCTATCCCGTCACGGCGGTGTAGATCTGAACATACATGTGGAAGGCGACCTAGAGGTAGATGAACACCATACCATAGAAGATACAGCAATTGCCTTGGGACAGTGCTTTAAACAGGCGCTGGGAAACAAATTGGGAATTGAACGCTATGGCTATTGCCTGCCCATGGACGATTGCCTGGCAAGGGTTGCCATCGATTTTGGAGGTCGTTCCTGGTTGGTTTGGGAAGCAGATTTTAAACGGGAAATGATCGGGAAGATGCCTACGGAGATGTTCCTGCACTTCTTTAAGTCCTTTGCCGACGGGGCTGAAGCCAACATCAATGTGCAGGCGGAAGGAACCAATGAACACCATAAGATAGAGGCCATCTTTAAGGCTTTTGCCAAATCTATTAAAATGGCTATCAAACGGGACCCGAACCATATGGAATTGCCATCTACAAAAGGGGTTCTCTAA
- a CDS encoding LolA family protein: MKKFKIAFIGLFLLVFIPAQAQTADEIINNYFENTGGADAWNSLEGTKTIASVTAQGMDIPVEIYQTKDGKQLVKITFQGQEITQVAFDGETMWSTNFMTMQAEKSDTETTENMKKTVKDFPSPFLNYKEKGFTVELMGDETIEGTETFKIKLTQDPVMVDGNEEPNVSYHYFEKENFVPIVVEAEIRQGPAKGQMSKSTMSDYEEVNGLYFPFSMSQGGQPITIKEIVLNPEIDMALFKFPEAAASTEDKN; the protein is encoded by the coding sequence ATGAAAAAGTTTAAAATCGCATTCATTGGTCTGTTTTTGTTGGTCTTTATTCCTGCCCAGGCCCAAACTGCCGATGAGATAATCAACAATTATTTTGAAAACACAGGTGGCGCCGATGCCTGGAATTCACTAGAGGGTACCAAGACCATCGCGAGCGTTACTGCCCAGGGAATGGATATCCCGGTAGAGATCTACCAAACTAAGGATGGAAAGCAACTGGTCAAGATCACCTTTCAAGGTCAGGAAATCACCCAAGTGGCCTTCGACGGCGAGACCATGTGGTCTACCAACTTCATGACCATGCAAGCCGAGAAAAGCGATACGGAGACCACAGAGAACATGAAAAAAACGGTAAAAGACTTCCCTTCTCCATTCCTTAATTACAAAGAGAAAGGATTTACTGTGGAGCTGATGGGAGACGAAACCATCGAAGGAACAGAGACCTTTAAGATCAAATTGACCCAGGACCCTGTTATGGTAGATGGAAACGAAGAGCCCAATGTGTCCTACCATTACTTCGAGAAAGAGAACTTTGTGCCTATCGTAGTCGAAGCTGAGATTCGTCAGGGACCAGCTAAAGGTCAGATGAGCAAGTCTACCATGAGCGACTACGAAGAAGTAAATGGCTTGTACTTCCCATTCTCCATGAGCCAAGGCGGGCAGCCGATCACCATTAAGGAGATCGTCCTGAATCCTGAGATCGACATGGCCCTTTTCAAATTCCCTGAGGCCGCCGCTTCTACCGAAGACAAAAACTAA